TCTGACTGGCTCTGGGATATACCCGCCGGCCTCCTGGAGCAGGGCGAAGCGCCGGACGCATGCGCCGCCCGCGAAGTGGCCGAGGAGATCGGCTGGACCGTCGGCAAGCTTGAGTCTCTAGGCTCTATCGTCACGTCGCCGGGCTTCTCTAACCAGCGCGTCTTCATGTTCGTCGCGCACCTGCAGACTCAGGTGCAGCACTCCCGCGAGCACGGCGAGATCATGACGATGCATACGAAGGACTGGGCCGAGATTGAGGGCATTCTGGCCCGGAACGAACTCTTAGACGCGAAGACGCTCGTGGCGCTCTACCGGTACGAAGCGATGCGGAGGCGGTAGGGGCC
The nucleotide sequence above comes from SAR202 cluster bacterium. Encoded proteins:
- a CDS encoding NUDIX hydrolase, whose translation is MYGSRRMIYKGKVISLVENTVNIAGKEIRLDQVEHPGSATAVPVLPDGRIILIRQYRFAISDWLWDIPAGLLEQGEAPDACAAREVAEEIGWTVGKLESLGSIVTSPGFSNQRVFMFVAHLQTQVQHSREHGEIMTMHTKDWAEIEGILARNELLDAKTLVALYRYEAMRRR